From Candidatus Zixiibacteriota bacterium, a single genomic window includes:
- the fabG gene encoding 3-oxoacyl-[acyl-carrier-protein] reductase, giving the protein MSFENKTAIVTGSGRGIGKVIVSQLAAAGANVVVSDIDQATCETTAGDIGASAIACQANVTKADDIDRLFKTASEKFESIDIVVNNAGITRDGLMIRMDEKDWDTVLDINLKGAFLVTKTAARIMMKQRRGRIVNISSVVGLTGNAGQANYSAAKAGLVALTKTAAKELGSRGITVNAVAPGFIETEMTAALPEAARASFLSNIVLGRAGTPSDVAAAVLFLASDEAAYITGQVLSIDGGMVMA; this is encoded by the coding sequence ATGAGTTTCGAGAATAAGACAGCCATAGTGACCGGCTCAGGACGAGGTATCGGAAAAGTCATTGTTTCGCAGTTGGCCGCTGCCGGCGCCAATGTGGTGGTGAGTGATATTGATCAAGCAACTTGTGAGACCACGGCTGGGGATATCGGTGCTTCGGCAATCGCCTGCCAGGCCAATGTAACCAAGGCCGATGACATTGACCGTTTGTTCAAAACAGCCTCGGAGAAATTCGAGAGTATAGATATTGTGGTAAACAATGCCGGGATTACTCGGGATGGTTTGATGATTCGGATGGATGAAAAGGACTGGGATACGGTACTTGACATCAATCTTAAAGGAGCCTTTCTTGTCACGAAAACCGCCGCCCGGATTATGATGAAGCAGCGTCGTGGTCGCATCGTGAACATCAGTTCGGTGGTTGGGCTGACCGGGAACGCCGGGCAGGCGAATTATTCCGCAGCCAAAGCCGGACTGGTAGCCCTGACGAAAACAGCGGCCAAGGAGTTGGGTTCGCGCGGTATTACGGTTAACGCCGTTGCGCCTGGTTTTATCGAGACGGAAATGACGGCCGCCCTGCCCGAAGCCGCTCGCGCATCGTTTCTGAGCAACATAGTTCTGGGACGGGCGGGAACGCCTTCCGATGTGGCCGCCGCGGTGCTTTTTCTGGCTTCCGATGAAGCGGCCTATATCACCGGTCAGGTGCTGTCCATAGATGGCGGCATGGTGATGGCTTGA
- the fabD gene encoding ACP S-malonyltransferase, producing the protein MSKTALFFPGQASQYVGMGRELYEASAKVQKLYQLASDEIGVDIARLSFDGPSDELKRTRFTQPAILLHSLAVLIHLEENMPRFDFACGHSLGEYGALAATGALTYEAAVKAVVKRAELMEQACQDQPGTMAAVLGLNESQVEDVCKEAASIGVVVPANYNSTGQIAISGAVAAVEEATVHAKAAGAKRAIILEVGGAFHSPLMEPARQGLEDYLRSVNIAAPVQVVVANVTAQPVVDGDDIKQLLVQQVTSPVKWSQTMSYLVANGVERIIEVGPGRVLSGLAKRDMKPTDSTSLDKLTDIDSFIGVTA; encoded by the coding sequence GTGAGCAAGACAGCACTGTTTTTTCCGGGGCAGGCTTCCCAGTATGTCGGTATGGGTCGCGAATTGTACGAGGCATCGGCCAAAGTGCAAAAGCTGTATCAATTGGCCTCCGACGAGATCGGCGTCGATATCGCCAGGCTGTCGTTCGATGGTCCGTCCGATGAGTTGAAACGAACTCGCTTCACGCAACCGGCGATTCTTTTGCATTCGCTGGCCGTCTTGATCCATCTTGAAGAGAACATGCCACGCTTTGATTTTGCCTGTGGTCACTCTTTGGGAGAGTACGGCGCCTTGGCCGCAACCGGCGCGCTGACTTATGAGGCTGCGGTTAAAGCCGTTGTCAAAAGAGCCGAGTTGATGGAGCAGGCATGTCAGGACCAACCGGGTACTATGGCGGCGGTGCTGGGACTGAATGAATCGCAGGTCGAAGATGTCTGCAAAGAGGCCGCGTCCATCGGTGTGGTCGTCCCGGCCAATTATAATTCTACAGGCCAGATCGCGATTTCGGGAGCCGTTGCAGCTGTGGAAGAAGCTACGGTACATGCAAAAGCTGCCGGCGCCAAAAGGGCTATAATCCTGGAAGTGGGTGGCGCTTTTCATTCTCCGCTAATGGAACCGGCCAGGCAGGGGCTTGAGGATTATCTGCGAAGTGTCAACATTGCCGCACCGGTGCAAGTGGTCGTGGCCAACGTTACGGCCCAGCCAGTGGTTGATGGTGACGATATCAAGCAGTTGTTGGTTCAGCAAGTGACCTCCCCGGTGAAGTGGTCGCAGACCATGAGCTACCTGGTGGCCAATGGTGTTGAGCGCATCATCGAAGTCGGACCCGGACGAGTACTGAGCGGGTTGGCCAAGCGCGACATGAAGCCGACCGACTCCACCAGTCTCGACAAGCTAACCGATATCGACTCTTTCATCGGCGTAACGGCCTGA
- a CDS encoding ketoacyl-ACP synthase III — MRARIIGTGSYVPPRRMTNADFEKIVDTSDEWIITRTGIRERRISDNGMMSSDMAVEAAAKAIAMAECSHEEIEAIIVGTVTPDYRLPSTACVVQEKMGFPNAVAFDTVAACTGFINSLSIGRSFVESGMHKKVLVIGVEKLSSITNYADRNTCVLFGDAAGAAVLDVSNNGRGVVSTFMKSEGNLRELLWMPTGGAVNPYTSEFAYDGSDKIAMNGSEVFKVAVRQMCDAALRVVDEAGLQPSDISLVVPHQANIRIIEALAKRLGLSMDKIVLNIDKYGNTSAASVPLALDEANRAGRIKPDDNILMVAFGGGLIWGAALVRW, encoded by the coding sequence TTGAGAGCCAGGATAATCGGGACGGGGTCATACGTTCCTCCGCGGCGAATGACCAACGCTGATTTTGAGAAGATAGTCGATACCTCGGACGAGTGGATCATCACGCGCACCGGTATCCGTGAGCGACGTATCTCCGACAACGGTATGATGTCCTCGGACATGGCCGTCGAAGCGGCCGCTAAGGCTATAGCCATGGCCGAGTGTTCGCATGAGGAAATCGAAGCAATCATCGTGGGTACGGTCACTCCCGACTATCGGCTTCCTTCAACCGCTTGTGTTGTCCAGGAGAAGATGGGTTTCCCGAATGCCGTTGCTTTCGATACCGTCGCTGCCTGTACCGGGTTTATCAACTCACTTTCGATCGGTCGTTCGTTCGTTGAGTCGGGAATGCATAAAAAGGTTTTGGTGATTGGTGTGGAGAAACTCTCCAGTATCACCAATTATGCCGACCGCAACACCTGTGTGCTGTTCGGCGATGCCGCCGGGGCGGCGGTGCTGGACGTCAGCAACAACGGCCGTGGTGTCGTGTCGACTTTCATGAAGTCGGAGGGTAATCTGCGCGAGTTGTTGTGGATGCCGACCGGTGGCGCGGTAAATCCGTATACGTCGGAATTCGCTTATGATGGTTCCGACAAAATCGCCATGAACGGTTCTGAGGTGTTTAAGGTGGCGGTGCGTCAAATGTGCGATGCCGCTTTGCGGGTTGTCGATGAGGCCGGACTGCAACCGTCGGACATATCTCTGGTGGTTCCGCACCAGGCCAATATTCGCATCATTGAGGCCCTGGCCAAACGGCTCGGCCTGAGTATGGATAAGATAGTTTTGAACATTGATAAGTATGGCAACACATCCGCTGCTTCGGTGCCGTTGGCCCTTGACGAAGCCAACCGCGCGGGGCGGATCAAACCTGACGATAACATTCTGATGGTGGCTTTCGGCGGTGGGTTGATATGGGGCGCTGCCCTGGTAAGGTGGTAG
- the plsX gene encoding phosphate acyltransferase PlsX: protein MTDSKPYTVVLDVMGADSGEVGIIDGGVEAAMGVGDSLHVTLVGQKDLIERRLSQWDDLPSNISVEHASGMVPMHVSASDGVRVKDSSIKVGLRLLREGKGDAFVSPGNTGAVMGTSLLTLGRIEGVSRPAITGAFPTWTGRPTVVLDVGANADGKPMHLSQFAVMGSVYYSVVFGQEAPRVGLVSIGEERSKGNELIFTALKLLKNSNINFVGNIEGRDILSGTVNVAVTDGFTGNIILKFAESIRPFLVKTMQRQIQTNIFSRVGAMLLLPFLRRMRSNFDYAEAGGAPLLGVNGIVIICHGASGAKAIRNGVRLAHDLASRNLLKRIKDELVTNHFGRNNGTTIESQDNRDGVIRSSAANDQR from the coding sequence ATGACGGATTCCAAACCATATACCGTTGTTCTCGACGTGATGGGCGCCGACTCAGGCGAGGTGGGCATTATCGACGGCGGCGTCGAGGCGGCTATGGGTGTCGGTGACAGCCTGCATGTTACTCTCGTTGGCCAGAAGGACCTGATCGAACGAAGACTCAGCCAGTGGGACGACCTGCCGAGCAACATTTCCGTCGAGCATGCCAGCGGGATGGTACCGATGCACGTCTCGGCCTCGGACGGAGTGCGGGTGAAAGACAGTTCTATCAAAGTCGGGCTCAGACTGTTGCGCGAAGGCAAGGGTGATGCTTTTGTATCGCCCGGCAATACCGGCGCCGTAATGGGGACCTCTCTATTGACTCTGGGTCGTATCGAAGGGGTCAGTCGGCCGGCGATCACGGGAGCTTTTCCCACCTGGACGGGTCGGCCGACGGTGGTTTTGGATGTCGGCGCCAACGCCGACGGCAAACCGATGCATCTCTCGCAGTTTGCGGTAATGGGTTCGGTGTATTATTCGGTAGTATTCGGCCAGGAGGCCCCTCGGGTCGGTTTGGTATCGATAGGCGAGGAGCGTTCCAAGGGGAACGAATTGATCTTTACAGCGTTGAAACTCCTGAAGAACTCGAACATCAATTTTGTAGGCAACATTGAAGGGCGTGACATTTTATCAGGTACCGTGAACGTAGCCGTCACCGATGGATTCACCGGAAACATAATTTTGAAGTTCGCCGAATCGATAAGGCCATTTTTGGTTAAGACAATGCAACGACAGATACAGACTAATATTTTTTCGCGAGTCGGCGCAATGTTGCTGCTCCCGTTTTTGAGGCGGATGCGCAGTAATTTCGATTATGCCGAGGCCGGCGGTGCGCCGCTTTTGGGTGTCAACGGCATCGTGATAATTTGCCACGGTGCATCGGGCGCCAAGGCTATTCGCAACGGTGTGAGATTGGCGCACGATTTGGCTTCGAGAAACCTGTTGAAACGTATCAAGGATGAACTGGTAACAAACCATTTTGGACGGAATAATGGCACAACAATTGAGAGCCAGGATAATCGGGACGGGGTCATACGTTCCTCCGCGGCGAATGACCAACGCTGA
- the rpmF gene encoding 50S ribosomal protein L32 codes for MALPKRRHSKTRGRKRRTNWKITAPNVIECAHCHQARLPHHICSHCGYYDGRAVLAEKEA; via the coding sequence ATGGCCCTGCCTAAGAGAAGACATTCGAAAACGCGCGGTCGCAAGCGTCGCACCAACTGGAAGATCACGGCTCCGAACGTGATCGAGTGCGCGCACTGTCACCAAGCCCGCTTGCCGCATCATATCTGTTCACACTGCGGCTACTACGACGGCCGGGCGGTACTGGCGGAGAAAGAGGCGTAG
- a CDS encoding DUF177 domain-containing protein, translating into MIIDFREFETFPAHKVLEGGPEKISLDYQGVHSVQAVKVDLSIQKSGEEYFCRGEARARTTIECARCLALYEMDVNNQLDFIVCSADLHQANAQEAVDAEDYVHFVDQAMRADISEVVRQAILLAVDLKPLCSDDCAGLCAQCGKNLNDGVCDCKNEVIDERWAALKDVTPPEQQPDNS; encoded by the coding sequence GTGATTATTGACTTTCGGGAATTTGAAACGTTCCCAGCACATAAGGTCCTGGAGGGCGGCCCGGAAAAGATTTCCCTGGATTATCAAGGGGTTCACAGCGTTCAGGCAGTGAAAGTCGACCTCTCAATCCAGAAATCCGGCGAAGAATACTTCTGCCGAGGGGAAGCCCGAGCCAGGACGACAATTGAATGCGCGCGATGTCTGGCTCTGTACGAGATGGACGTCAACAACCAGCTGGACTTTATCGTCTGCTCGGCCGATTTGCACCAAGCAAACGCCCAGGAAGCAGTGGACGCCGAAGACTATGTGCATTTTGTGGACCAGGCGATGCGCGCCGACATAAGCGAGGTGGTCAGACAGGCGATCCTGCTGGCGGTTGATCTGAAACCGCTATGTTCGGATGATTGCGCGGGGCTTTGTGCCCAGTGCGGCAAGAATCTGAACGACGGCGTCTGTGACTGCAAGAACGAAGTAATTGACGAACGCTGGGCGGCGTTGAAAGATGTCACGCCGCCCGAGCAGCAACCTGACAATAGTTGA
- a CDS encoding class I SAM-dependent methyltransferase: MRIFHPPKSVIEQAVAKMIADGVAHPEAKFNYEAEGGMRREITYRDEDLQYRMERTPQVECVDAALQMLIEMKLIPSDASYDKDAFDKHRAKVKETFKGGWTTITPVMERLMYMLTAVKRPKRLVELGSFWGNSLAWFAGPCVGEHRVYDAETIYGVDIDVAMTAQARKNFDQLGHCESVELIGEDAAVVLERIDAPIDFLYLEAKDEKNFSGYLEFLQQAYDKLPPGAWVIAHDSTHADHQKDLAGYLAWVRDTRNFSESVSFDVDRFGLELSIK, encoded by the coding sequence GTGCGTATATTCCATCCACCCAAAAGTGTCATCGAACAAGCAGTAGCCAAAATGATAGCCGACGGCGTCGCTCACCCCGAAGCCAAATTCAACTACGAAGCAGAAGGCGGCATGCGTCGAGAAATCACCTACCGCGACGAGGACCTCCAATACCGGATGGAACGCACACCGCAAGTGGAATGTGTCGACGCCGCGCTCCAGATGCTGATCGAAATGAAACTGATTCCATCGGATGCATCCTACGACAAAGACGCCTTCGACAAACACCGCGCCAAAGTAAAAGAAACATTCAAAGGTGGTTGGACAACTATCACACCCGTGATGGAGCGTCTGATGTACATGCTGACCGCAGTCAAGCGACCCAAGCGCCTGGTCGAATTGGGTAGCTTTTGGGGTAACAGCCTGGCCTGGTTTGCCGGTCCCTGTGTCGGCGAGCATCGAGTGTACGATGCAGAAACAATCTACGGAGTCGATATCGATGTGGCCATGACCGCTCAGGCTCGCAAAAACTTCGACCAGCTCGGCCACTGCGAATCGGTGGAGCTAATCGGTGAAGACGCCGCCGTGGTCTTGGAACGAATCGATGCACCCATAGACTTCTTGTACCTGGAAGCCAAAGACGAAAAGAACTTCAGTGGCTATCTGGAATTTTTACAGCAAGCATACGACAAGCTACCACCGGGCGCCTGGGTCATCGCTCACGATTCGACCCACGCCGACCACCAGAAGGACCTGGCAGGATACCTGGCCTGGGTTCGGGACACGCGCAATTTCTCGGAGTCTGTATCGTTCGATGTCGACCGCTTCGGGTTGGAGCTTTCGATTAAGTAG
- a CDS encoding GNAT family N-acetyltransferase, whose translation MSFTIKKVTDKEREWVLEIARGWGADFIISRARRIYPAEIEGYYAVDQTGKRVGLVTYEVTGDQCEVVTLDAFDKFRGVGTALLDTVRAEMPKRGVERMWLITTNDNLDAIRFYQRRGWTIATVHVNALAESRRMKPSISEIGMHGIPLRDEIEFELLL comes from the coding sequence ATGTCTTTCACGATCAAGAAGGTTACCGATAAAGAACGCGAATGGGTGCTTGAAATAGCGCGCGGTTGGGGAGCGGACTTTATCATCAGTCGGGCGCGCAGAATCTATCCGGCCGAGATCGAAGGATACTACGCCGTGGACCAGACCGGCAAACGGGTTGGCCTGGTGACCTACGAAGTAACCGGCGACCAATGTGAGGTCGTGACACTGGATGCCTTCGACAAGTTCCGCGGTGTCGGAACAGCACTTCTGGATACGGTACGTGCGGAGATGCCGAAGCGCGGTGTGGAGCGCATGTGGTTGATTACTACCAATGACAACCTTGATGCAATCCGTTTTTACCAGCGTCGTGGCTGGACGATTGCGACGGTTCACGTTAACGCACTGGCTGAGTCCCGACGTATGAAACCATCCATTTCGGAGATCGGGATGCACGGTATCCCTCTGCGTGACGAGATTGAATTTGAGTTGCTGTTGTAG
- a CDS encoding LysE family translocator, with the protein MELLVLFFTSFMVGFSGAMMPGPLLAVDIAETPRYGWQAGPILSVGHAIAEIAVVVVLSLGVAALAQNESVAGVIGVVGGIALILMGSSMGYETLKNRLSYEVDGSSKSGGHRLTGKGITATLSNPYWFVWWATTGLAYLLKSQKFGWVGPVVFYFGHILSDFVWYTVVSILLWQGKRLLVGRSMKILMALCAAFLIYLGCTFVMDGVSGELALDMNG; encoded by the coding sequence ATGGAACTGCTGGTATTGTTCTTCACATCGTTCATGGTCGGGTTCTCAGGCGCTATGATGCCGGGTCCGCTGTTGGCGGTCGACATCGCCGAAACGCCGCGCTACGGCTGGCAGGCCGGGCCGATCCTATCGGTCGGTCATGCCATTGCCGAAATCGCGGTCGTGGTAGTGCTATCGCTCGGCGTGGCAGCGTTGGCGCAGAACGAAAGTGTAGCCGGCGTGATCGGCGTGGTGGGGGGGATCGCTCTTATCTTGATGGGGAGTAGCATGGGGTACGAGACGCTGAAAAACAGGTTGAGTTACGAAGTCGACGGTTCAAGTAAATCGGGCGGTCATCGTTTGACCGGTAAAGGAATCACGGCAACCTTGTCCAATCCATACTGGTTCGTCTGGTGGGCGACCACCGGGCTGGCCTATTTGCTCAAATCACAGAAGTTTGGCTGGGTGGGTCCGGTGGTGTTTTACTTTGGGCACATACTGTCGGACTTTGTCTGGTACACGGTGGTGTCGATTCTTTTGTGGCAGGGGAAACGGTTGTTGGTGGGGCGCTCAATGAAAATCTTGATGGCGTTATGTGCGGCTTTTTTGATCTATCTCGGATGCACGTTCGTTATGGATGGGGTTTCAGGAGAACTGGCGCTCGACATGAATGGATGA
- a CDS encoding OmpA family protein, whose amino-acid sequence MPTGFRWRWSHGSCRPVSGYPPWARVDSSGCPLDGDGDGVFDGLDKCPNSPTDSPVDEFGCPPDQDGDGVLNSQDECPDTPAGVKVDAKGCPIVKRITKKISLSGSVNYAVNRFELTDAAKKFLADSVAAPMRAYPDIMISISGYTDASGSRSYNLTLSQNRAGAARDHLVSLGIESSRMTVQGFGEDPQYFIGDNGTAEGKQKNRRVEIDLLESSGGK is encoded by the coding sequence ATGCCCACCGGATTCCGATGGCGATGGAGTCATGGATCATGCCGACCAGTGTCCGGATACCCCCCGTGGGCCAGAGTGGATTCCAGCGGCTGTCCGCTCGACGGAGATGGTGACGGCGTTTTTGACGGTCTTGACAAATGTCCCAACTCACCGACCGACTCGCCGGTTGATGAGTTCGGTTGCCCACCCGACCAGGATGGTGATGGTGTCTTGAACTCTCAGGACGAATGCCCGGACACGCCCGCCGGCGTCAAGGTGGATGCGAAAGGTTGTCCCATTGTCAAACGCATTACCAAAAAGATCAGCTTGAGCGGCAGTGTCAACTATGCGGTCAATCGATTTGAACTTACCGACGCCGCCAAGAAGTTCCTGGCTGACAGCGTGGCCGCACCCATGCGCGCCTATCCAGACATCATGATATCAATCAGCGGTTACACTGATGCCTCCGGCTCTCGGTCATATAACCTCACGCTCTCGCAAAACCGTGCCGGAGCGGCCCGAGACCACCTGGTTTCTCTGGGGATTGAATCCTCAAGAATGACCGTGCAGGGATTCGGTGAGGACCCTCAGTATTTCATAGGCGACAACGGCACTGCAGAAGGAAAACAGAAAAACCGTCGTGTAGAAATCGACCTTTTGGAGAGTTCCGGCGGAAAATAG
- a CDS encoding mechanosensitive ion channel — MEALLEKIPEWGALYGMRIVGALAILVFGRLLVGLLTKIVRRLMEKTGLESTLTKFVTTLVRIALMILVLMAALNTLGVQTTGVIAVIGAAGLAIGFALQGSLSNFASGVILIVLRPIKVGDLVEAGGALGVIKEIHIFNTIMVSLDNKRVIIPNAKITGDNIVNYSAEGMLRVDMVFGIHYGDHIPKAKQILEKILADDPRVLDAPAPTVAVSELGDNSVNFVVRPYVKVENYWAVYFDTTEKVKMTFDENGVTIPFPQRDVHLFQEKVG; from the coding sequence ATGGAAGCCTTACTGGAAAAAATCCCCGAATGGGGTGCGCTGTATGGAATGCGCATTGTCGGCGCGTTGGCCATCTTGGTCTTCGGCCGGTTGCTTGTTGGACTGCTCACAAAAATTGTTCGCAGGTTAATGGAAAAGACCGGTTTGGAGTCAACGCTCACCAAGTTCGTGACAACGTTGGTCCGAATCGCCCTGATGATTCTGGTGCTGATGGCGGCGCTGAACACTCTGGGGGTGCAGACAACCGGGGTCATCGCAGTCATAGGCGCCGCCGGTTTGGCTATCGGCTTTGCCCTACAGGGGTCATTGTCCAATTTCGCGTCCGGTGTGATTCTGATCGTTCTGCGTCCTATCAAGGTGGGTGACCTGGTGGAGGCAGGAGGAGCCCTCGGGGTCATCAAGGAGATTCATATCTTCAACACCATCATGGTATCTCTGGACAACAAGCGGGTGATAATACCCAACGCCAAGATCACCGGCGATAACATCGTCAATTATTCGGCTGAAGGAATGCTGCGCGTCGATATGGTCTTCGGGATTCACTATGGTGATCACATTCCCAAAGCCAAACAGATCCTCGAGAAAATCCTGGCCGATGATCCCCGTGTGCTCGACGCTCCCGCCCCGACCGTCGCGGTGTCGGAACTTGGGGACAACTCGGTCAACTTCGTGGTAAGACCGTATGTAAAAGTCGAAAACTACTGGGCGGTCTACTTTGATACGACCGAAAAAGTCAAGATGACTTTCGACGAAAACGGAGTGACAATTCCCTTCCCGCAACGGGACGTACACCTGTTCCAGGAGAAAGTTGGGTAG
- a CDS encoding MSCRAMM family adhesin SdrC, producing the protein MLKLTCVIGAFLMIASCGVVLGQSISLDHVDGMTPGGDLEIDVPITFYLRVTADNHDYAAIANGFRVYSLSGVNWDTTIADTTGTLGGEQFDFVFVIRQQNTDGLAADTVWFSGSRLFTVGMPAGFDDVAFTIQIGPIGSDYVGRAICLDSSWVPPQNRWMWYYPYQNVFPSWDGPHCFNVECDAVRTDTDGDGIADACDNCPDLFNPLQENADGDWPGDSCDVCLYDPYDDADGDGVCADVDNCPTVDNPTQTDEDQDGLGDACDNCPTVSNADQADDDGDNFGDICDNCPNDDNPGQEDGDIDGIGDECDNCPTQYNPQQENSDGDEFGNLCDPCPADPANDADGDDLCAADDNCPTVYNPDQTDSDGDGVGDACAAMFECVGIRGNIDADPTDEITITDLVYLVDFMFTGGPAPPVFEEADMDANGGIDISDLVLLVDYMFTGGPAPEPCP; encoded by the coding sequence ATGCTGAAGCTTACTTGCGTGATTGGGGCATTTCTGATGATCGCATCGTGTGGGGTAGTTCTCGGTCAGAGTATTTCCCTTGACCACGTGGATGGCATGACACCGGGTGGAGATTTGGAGATCGACGTACCGATCACATTCTATTTGCGAGTAACAGCCGACAATCACGATTACGCGGCCATTGCCAACGGCTTTCGAGTCTACTCATTGAGTGGGGTCAATTGGGATACAACAATTGCCGACACCACAGGCACCTTGGGCGGAGAGCAGTTTGACTTCGTGTTTGTGATTAGACAGCAGAATACCGACGGACTGGCGGCGGACACGGTGTGGTTCAGTGGAAGCAGACTCTTCACAGTAGGGATGCCGGCCGGATTTGACGATGTCGCGTTTACGATCCAGATCGGACCGATAGGGAGTGATTATGTTGGGCGAGCGATTTGCCTGGATTCCTCCTGGGTCCCACCCCAGAACCGATGGATGTGGTATTACCCGTATCAAAACGTGTTTCCGTCATGGGATGGGCCGCACTGTTTTAATGTCGAGTGTGATGCAGTTAGGACTGATACCGATGGCGATGGCATCGCGGACGCCTGTGACAACTGCCCTGATCTCTTCAACCCGTTGCAGGAAAACGCCGATGGCGATTGGCCCGGCGACTCGTGTGATGTTTGTCTCTACGACCCGTATGATGATGCCGATGGCGATGGTGTCTGCGCAGATGTCGACAATTGCCCGACTGTAGACAACCCAACTCAGACAGACGAAGATCAGGACGGTCTCGGCGATGCGTGTGACAACTGTCCCACGGTCAGTAATGCGGACCAGGCGGATGACGATGGTGACAATTTCGGTGATATTTGTGACAACTGTCCCAATGATGACAATCCCGGACAAGAGGATGGCGACATTGACGGCATAGGTGATGAGTGCGACAATTGCCCAACTCAATACAATCCTCAACAAGAGAACAGTGATGGCGACGAATTCGGAAACCTATGTGACCCTTGTCCCGCCGACCCCGCGAACGATGCCGATGGCGACGATCTTTGTGCAGCTGATGACAACTGTCCTACGGTGTACAACCCAGACCAGACCGACTCCGACGGGGATGGTGTGGGCGATGCTTGTGCCGCCATGTTTGAGTGTGTAGGAATCAGGGGTAATATCGACGCTGACCCAACAGACGAGATAACAATAACTGACTTAGTATACCTTGTCGATTTCATGTTCACCGGTGGTCCGGCACCGCCGGTATTCGAGGAGGCCGACATGGATGCCAACGGTGGAATTGACATCTCCGACTTGGTATTGCTTGTCGACTACATGTTCACCGGCGGGCCTGCACCGGAGCCTTGTCCGTAG